A genomic region of Magnolia sinica isolate HGM2019 chromosome 6, MsV1, whole genome shotgun sequence contains the following coding sequences:
- the LOC131249675 gene encoding uncharacterized protein LOC131249675, which yields MLSGRLAKWMLLLSEYAITYEPVRLVKGQAVADFLAAHPVIDSKAIFDEFPNEQVMMIELPNVWQMFFDGAAQAIAASAGVIFITPQSNLLPYSFTLGTACRNNEAKYNALIIRMETFQIYGDFKLVINQLTTEFETWKQELLSYCRRAQRLLEQFLNVEIKHIPWYENAKSDALASLATMLSCPD from the coding sequence atgttgtcaGGAAGGCTAGCGAAGTGGATGTTGTTGTTGTCAGAATACGCAATTACATATGAGCCAGTGAGATTAGTAAAAGGGCAGGCAGTGGCAGATTTTCTGGCGGCCCATCCTGTGATAGATAGCAAAGCCATCTTCGATGAGTTTCCCAACGAGCAAGTCATGATGATAGAATTGCCAAATGTATGGCAAATGTTCTTCGATGGAGCAGCCCAAGCAATAGCAGCAAGTGCTGGAGTGATATTCATCACCCCCCAAAGCAATTTGTTGCCATACTCTTTCACTTTGGGCACCGCATGCAGAAATAACGAAGCTAAATATAATGCCCTTATCATTAGGATGGAAACATTTCAAATTTATGGGGATTTTAAGCTGGTCATAAATCAGTTGACGACTGAGTTTGAAACATGGAAACAAGAACTTCTGTCATACTGTCGAAGGGCGCAGCGTCTATTGGAACAATTCCtgaatgttgaaatcaagcatataccatGGTACGAGAACGCAAAGAGCGATGCTTTGGCTAGTTTAGCAACTATGCTATCTTGCCCAGATTGA